A genomic stretch from Mus pahari chromosome 6, PAHARI_EIJ_v1.1, whole genome shotgun sequence includes:
- the LOC110322940 gene encoding regulatory solute carrier protein family 1 member 1 isoform X2 produces MMHVVCVCCSWSGPGPEKSSKESTSLGMSSLPTSDGFDHPAPSGQSPEVGSPTSLARSVSASVCAIKPGDPSSIESLAMEATKASAEFQTNSKKSDPPPLQVLPDLASSAERSLAMPLHKSSREASASGNLERSVEKRTQGLRVYLHTGQDAGLTLTTTGMHESQIFVEEKSWHPENQTPSHVNSLQQHRETERVQWEAGPQSAPHGQECLCDTEDLELPEEVVSLEALMKGELQRNAPLPSAEKGLPASGLCSCSCSEALMEVDRAEQSLVAMCSSTGRQDAVIKSPSVAHLASDNRSMEVETSQSNPSCEPVEHSILTRDSQLPEDNVEMSTMDNKDDSSSSLLSGHGQPSVESAEEFCSSVTVALKELHELLVISCKTASEGSPEAVTCQSETGAEGRARVPDLTGRRTQSEHLTPRDQYPQGSCHQATSESGKTEIIGTAPCAAVEDEASISFGGLGDGLSPGRESVHRSTESARKSCSVAIASAKLSEQLPCISGVEIAPKLAAGEGAHSQPSEHVQNPGPDRPETSSVCPGAGLPLSGLDQPPTLSLSTRSVLPPFIFPAADVDRILGAGFTLQEALGALHRVGGNADLALLVLLAKNIVVPT; encoded by the coding sequence aGAAAAGCAGTAAAGAATCTACCTCACTGGGAATGTCATCATTGCCGACTTCAGATGGATTTGACCATCCAGCTCCTTCAGGGCAGAGTCCTGAGGTTGGTAGCCCAACGAGTCTTGCTCGCTCTGTTTCTGCTTCCGTCTGCGCCATCAAGCCTGGTGACCCCAGTAGCATTGAATCTCTAGCTATGGAGGCTACGAAGGCTTCAGCTGAATTCCAGACAAACTCTAAGAAATCAGATCCTCCTCCTCTGCAGGTTCTTCCTGACCTTGCTTCCTCAGCAGAACGGAGTCTAGCCATGCCTTTGCATAAATCATCAAGAGAAGCATCTGCTTCAGGTAATCTGGAGAGATCTGTCGAGAagagaacccagggcctcagagtGTATCTCCACACAGGACAGGACGCTGGTTTAACTCTCACAACTACTGGGATGCATGAGTCGCAGATATTTGTGGAGGAAAAGAGTTGGCATCCAGAAAATCAGACCCCAAGTCACGTGAACAGCCTTCAGcagcacagagaaacagagagagtacAGTGGGAGGCTGGACCACAGAGTGCTCCACATGGCCAGGAGTGTCTTTGTGACACAGAAGACCTTGAGCTTCCTGAAGAAGTTGTCAGTTTGGAAGCTCTGATGAAAGGTGAGCTACAGAGAAACGCTCCTCTTCCCAGTGCAGAGAAGGGTCTTCCAGCTTCAGGACTCTGTAGCTGTTCATGCTCAGAAGCCCTGATGGAAGTCGATAGAGCTGAACAGTCTCTGGTTGCTATGTGCAGCTCAACAGGCAGGCAGGATGCTGTCATCAAGAGCCCTAGTGTAGCACATCTCGCTTCAGATAATCGCTCTATGGAAGTGGAGACATCACAGTCTAACCCCTCCTGTGAACCTGTGGAACATTCCATCTTGACTCGGGATTCGCAGCTCCCAGAAGATAATGTTGAAATGTCTACAATGGATAACAAAGATGACAGTTCCTCTTCCCTTCTAAGTGGTCATGGTCAGCCCTCTGTGGAATCAGCAGAAGAATTTTGTTCGTCTGTCACAGTGGCCTTGAAAGAACTCCATGAGCTTTTAGTCATTAGCTGTAAAACAGCTTCAGAAGGCTCACCTGAGGCCGTCACCTGTCAGTCAGAAACGGGGGCTGAGGGCCGAGCAAGGGTTCCAGACCTTACAGGAAGGAGGACCCAAAGTGAGCATCTGACCCCGAGGGACCAGTACCCACAAGGCTCCTGTCACCAGGCCACCTCTGAATCAGGAAAGACAGAAATCATAGGGACTGCCCCTTGTGCTGCGGTAGAAGATGAAGCATCCATTAGCTTTGGAGGTCTCGGTGATGGCTTGTCACCTGGCCGAGAAAGTGTCCACAGATCAACAGAGTCAGCCAGGAAGAGCTGTTCTGTCGCCATAGCCTCAGCTAAACTGTCCGAGCAGTTGCCCTGCATCTCAGGGGTAGAAATAGCACCTAAACTTGCAGCAGGTGAGGGTGCCCACAGTCAGCCTTCTGAGCATGTGCAGAATCCAGGCCCAGACAGGCCGGAGACCAGCAGTGTCTGTCCTGGGGCTGGGTTGCCCCTTAGTGGATTGGACCAACCTCCCACACTGTCCTTGTCCACCCGCTCTGTTCTTCCACCGTTCATCTTTCCTGCAGCAGATGTTGACAGGATTCTTGGTGCCGGCTTCACTCTGCAGGAAGCCCTCGGGGCTCTGCATCGAGTTGGTGGGAATGCAGACCTTGCCCTTCTTGTCTTGTTAGCAAAGAACATAGTAGTCCCAACATAA